ATGACTAACCGGCGCATCTACGAAACCATTGGCATCCGTTACCTGGACGTGAGCCAGATCAGTTCCATCGTATATGACATTCGGACCATGCTTGAGGAACATGAAGAGATCGACAGCGAGCAGACGCTGATCGTCAACTTCCTCAAGTTCAACGAATCCTCCCTGGACATCATGATCTATACCTTCACCAAGACGGTGGAGTGGGTGAAGTACCACGCGATCAAGCAAGACGTGCTGCTGCAGATCAGCGAGATCATCAATAGCTACGATGCCGAGGTGGCTTTCCCCACCAGGACCTTGCACCTGGCGGATGCCATACGCCTTGATTCGCCGCGGCAGGAGAGCCGGAAAGAGGAAAGCGAGGAGGAGAGCCGCAGGAAGGGTGAGGACCGCCCTTCTTACCGGGAAGAGAATGCCATCGAGAACTACGAAAACAACCCCAAGGCTGACCATACCACCCAGGGAGATGCCGACTAATGACGCAAGCAGCTACATCGGCCAAAGAGATAACGACGCCGACTATCGGTATCGTTGGCGGTACCGGCCTGACTGAGCTCGAAGGTCTGGAGATAACAGGGGAGAAGACCATCACGACGCCATGGGGCGCGCCTTCCGCACCGCTCGTTACCGGCAATCTCAGTGGTGTTCCGGTTATCTTTCTCGCCCGCCATGGCAACCCGCACCGGATCCCGCCTCATCAGGTGAATTACCGTGCCAACCTTTGGGCCCTTCGGGAAGCCGGCGTCCGGACGGTTATCGGCGTCAATGCCGTGGGCGGTATTCATGCAGCCATGGGCCCAGCCCAGATCGTCATACCCGACCAAATGGTGGACTATACCTGGGGGCGTGGCCACACCTTTTTCGAAGGCGATATCGAGCACGTGACCCATATCGATTTCACCTACCCGTACACTGAGACACTGCGCCAGGCGCTAAAGACGGCGGCACTGGATGAAGACGTGCATTGCGTGGATTTCGGTGTCTACGCGGCCACCCAGGGGCCGCGGCTGGAAACGTCGGCGGAGGTCCGGCGACTGGAAAACGATGGTTGCGACCTGATCGGAATGACTGGCATGCCCGAGGCAGCATTGGCGGCAGAGCTGGAACTGGATTATGCCTGTCTGGCCTTGGTGGTGAACTGGGCAGCGGGGAAGTCCGATCACATCATTACGATGGATGAAATCCAGGAGGCAATCGACGCCGGCATGTCCGGCGTGCGGGCCATCCTGGCCCGGTTTATCCAGCAGGACTACAGGCCGGTCGACCGGCCCTGAGATTTATTTCTCCATCAACTATTGCGTACTGGCGCTTCCGCTCTGGTCTGCGATCGGTTTGAAGTAGACCAGCAGCCCCAGGGATGGTGAGTCCAGATAGTGGATTTCCTCGCTGCGCATGCGGCGGGTCTCGTGGAGCCACGTCAGCAGTTGCTTGTCGGAGGTTGGCTCGGTGCGAAGATCAGTCACGGTGAATTCGTCGCCCGCAGAGCGCGAGCCCATATACGGATCGTTCGCCGCCAGGGGATTGTCCTGGCTGACTTCCGACTGTTGCGGCTCGAGACTCCCGTCCTGGTTCACGCCGTCCTGCATGGATTTTTCTGGCGCCGGTTCCCAGTGGTTGAGATGCGCCGTGACGTGCAGGTAGCGGATACGGTCGATGTCGATGTAGCCCTGTACTTCCCGCTCGCCGGCTTCCTCGAGCATTTCCCCCAGCGCAATCCGCAAGGGTTCTCCCTGGTAATCCGGTGGAAACGACTGGGTCCAGCCGGTCGCCAT
The window above is part of the Marinobacter nanhaiticus D15-8W genome. Proteins encoded here:
- a CDS encoding S-methyl-5'-thioinosine phosphorylase, yielding MTQAATSAKEITTPTIGIVGGTGLTELEGLEITGEKTITTPWGAPSAPLVTGNLSGVPVIFLARHGNPHRIPPHQVNYRANLWALREAGVRTVIGVNAVGGIHAAMGPAQIVIPDQMVDYTWGRGHTFFEGDIEHVTHIDFTYPYTETLRQALKTAALDEDVHCVDFGVYAATQGPRLETSAEVRRLENDGCDLIGMTGMPEAALAAELELDYACLALVVNWAAGKSDHIITMDEIQEAIDAGMSGVRAILARFIQQDYRPVDRP
- a CDS encoding CsiV family protein, coding for MTERRPRPAWLAQKREYGVLQDFQNRWLAPLAFAAALMSASGTATAQDNLYRAELVLFERLDAASSIGEEMQTRRPEANPDVEKQLWVVGPGGQVTSDLSLIPRNNLYLNSAAARLENSGRYRVLMATGWTQSFPPDYQGEPLRIALGEMLEEAGEREVQGYIDIDRIRYLHVTAHLNHWEPAPEKSMQDGVNQDGSLEPQQSEVSQDNPLAANDPYMGSRSAGDEFTVTDLRTEPTSDKQLLTWLHETRRMRSEEIHYLDSPSLGLLVYFKPIADQSGSASTQ